The Mya arenaria isolate MELC-2E11 chromosome 16, ASM2691426v1 genome includes a window with the following:
- the LOC128222404 gene encoding coadhesin-like — protein MACVDIHTHGSGMKILFEGTTGGSFTSDMAIDDVTLETGSCSTVTSPTSTVPTTSASTTVETVTLFEGHWGPWSTYSACSATCGSDVTRTRLRHCISGVCPTGNSSQSIACHMSDCPVTAVDGHWSTWSTSTCTVTCGTGLATSTRTCTNPAPSHGGQTCPGSSIRHSYCRISSSQCSVDGQWSTWSAYGACSDTCGTGQMSSHRSCTHPAPSGGGHNCVGNSLRTQSCTASQTSCVVDGNWSSWTTWSTCSVSCDLGTITRTRSCSQPAPSIGGRACIGDTTETHECTNGPCPEWSHWFNGDCSVSCGTGTRERMRACSTGNNHDCAGTSYETLPCDGPQCI, from the exons ATGGCATGTGTTGACATCCACACTCACGGATCTGGCATGAAAATACTTTTCGAGGGAACAACCGGAGGTTCATTTACCTCCGACATGGCGATTGATGACGTCACATTAGAAACAGGAAGTTGTTCCACAGTTACGTCACCAACCTCAACAGTACCTACAACGTCTGCATCTACGACTGTTGAGACTGTTACTCtct TTGAGGGGCACTGGGGACCTTGGAGTACTTACAGCGCGTGCTCGGCCACTTGCGGAAGTGACGTCACTCGTACAAGATTACGTCATTGTATCAGCGGAGTATGCCCAACCGGAAATTCTAGTCAATCCATAGCGTGCCATATGTCGGATTGTCCAGTGACAG CTGTCGACGGTCACTGGAGCACCTGGTCGACTTCCACGTGCACTGTCACTTGTGGAACGGGACTCGCGACGAGCACGCGAACGTGCACTAACCCCGCACCTTCGCATGGAGGTCAAACGTGCCCCGGGTCGTCAATAAGGCACTCTTATTGTCGTATTTCAAGCAGCCAGTGTTCAG TGGATGGACAATGGAGCACATGGAGCGCTTATGGCGCATGCTCAGACACTTGTGGCACGGGTCAAATGTCAAGCCACAGGTCATGCACTCATCCTGCTCCATCTGGCGGGGGTCACAACTGTGTGGGTAATTCATTGAGGACTCAGAGTTGTACAGCTTCCCAGACATCCTGTGTAG TGGACGGCAATTGGTCGAGTTGGACCACATGGTCGACTTGCTCAGTGTCATGTGACCTTGGAACCATAACGCGCACGCGCAGTTGTTCACAACCAGCACCTTCTATAGGAGGCCGGGCGTGCATCGGAGACACGACGGAAACCCACGAATGCACGAACGGACCGTGTCCAG AATGGTCGCACTGGTTCAACGGCGATTGCAGCGTCTCGTGTGGAACTGGGACACGTGAACGCATGCGCGCGTGCAGTACCGGAAACAACCATGATTGCGCGGGAACCTCGTATGAAACACTCCCTTGTGATGGACCCCAATGTATATAG
- the LOC128221677 gene encoding MAM and LDL-receptor class A domain-containing protein 1-like: MVTFGGLSVAFLFVYTTGLTAFLLNPAQRCTFESGDCGYSQASSQRLHWSVRHVGGSNNPTTDHTYNRAGQGNVLVVDTDGVHGHYGKISTPSVHYARGQPVTVRFSFINAGDHPMELVMFVKGGSRQPGRSSYTSIGRRSTWHDVCIDDVVNGDVTVEFEAIVLRNGSSYLAIDDVTIDAGMTCSGATTPYSGILTTASPVAASVTCNFESASICGYVNVNSTDNIDWLHNRGSTPSQRTGPVHDHTTGSCTYDITLLFVITHEVYVISSSFDNIA; the protein is encoded by the exons ATGGTCACATTTGGAGGACTTTCAG TTGCATTCCTGTTTGTGTACACCACTGGTTTAACAGCTTTCCTCC TGAACCCCGCCCAGAGATGTACGTTCGAGAGCGGAGATTGTGGATATAGCCAGGCTAGCAGCCAACGTCTCCACTGGTCAGTCAGACATGTAGGCGGATCTAACAATCCGACCACAGACCACACATATAACAGGGCTGGACAGG gCAATGTACTTGTAGTGGACACCGACGGTGTGCATGGTCATTATGGGAAGATATCTACACCCTCAGTCCATTATGCCCGCGGTCAACCCGTCACGGTCCGTTTCTCCTTTATAAACGCTGGCGACCACCCTATGGAGTTGGTTATGTTTGTGAAAGGAGGTTCAAGACAGCCTGGACGTTCATCGTACACCAGCATAG GTAGACGCAGCACGTGGCATGACGTATGCATTGATGACGTTGTCAACGGTGACGTCACAGTGGAATTCGAAGCCATCGTTCTTAGGAACGGAAGTAGTTATCTTGCTATTGATGACGTCACAATTGATGCAGGGATGACGTGTTCAGGTGCAACAACTCCATATAGTGGTATTTTGACAACCGCTTCTCCTGTAG CTGCATCGGTGACGTGCAACTTTGAATCGGCGTCAATTTGCGGTTACGTCAACGTTAATTCAACGGATAACATTGATTGGCTCCACAACAGAGGAAGCACCCCGTCACAACGTACTGGACCGGTACATGACCATACAACAGGCAGCTGTACGTACGACATAACTTTACTTTTTGTCATCACTCATGAAGTCTACGTGATCTCGTCATCATTTGATAATATTGCCTAA
- the LOC128221678 gene encoding uncharacterized protein LOC128221678, producing the protein MGPGDALKNPDNICCVRQEWEALLYLDYATVFIDQNTAFAYINGSVKFGYSLSRGKVYMHIDGVEQSPLIPKPVPSITTLLYDFTHGKMYNVANGECQKSSLEQNMTLQCIPGSAKEISAGVIGNEKSARLVHTYRYTDTGEVPWKITATVFKIDIAPVEPKECDPVTVTYFAPTANPDSGSLYTLNVLDIGDIKSLDMFDIPKECTHL; encoded by the exons ATGGGCCCTGGGGATGCGCTCAAGAATCCAGATAACATTTGCTGTGTAAGACAGGAGTGGGAGGCTCTCCTGTATCTCGACTACGCGACTGTCTTCATTGATCAG AATACTGCATTTGCATACATAAATGGAAGTGTTAAGTTCGGGTATAGTCTATCACGGGGAAAGGTGTATATGCACATTGATGGGGTGGAGCAGTCTCCTTTGATCCCGAAGCCAGTACCAAGTATAACCACACTTCTGTACGATTTTACGCAT GGAAAGATGTATAATGTCGCGAATGGAGAATGCCAAAAATCGTCGTTGGAGCAAAACATGACATTGCAGTGTATACCGG GGTCGGCCAAGGAGATATCGGCTGGGGTGATCGGTAATGAGAAGTCGGCTCGGCTCGTACATACGTACAGATACACGGATACGGGAGAGGTGCCGTGGAAAATCACGGCGACAGTATTTAAAATAG ATATCGCCCCTGTGGAGCCAAAGGAGTGTGATCCAGTGACCGTGACCTACTTCGCCCCGACCGCCAACCCCGACAGTGGATCTCTCTATACCCTCAACGTCCTCGATATTGGAGATATTAAGTCACTGGATATGTTTGATATCCCAAAAGAATGTACGCATTTGTAA